Proteins encoded by one window of Amaranthus tricolor cultivar Red isolate AtriRed21 chromosome 4, ASM2621246v1, whole genome shotgun sequence:
- the LOC130811132 gene encoding 40S ribosomal protein S18-like, whose protein sequence is MSLVANEDFQHILRLLNTNVDGKQKIMFAMTSIKGIGRRYANICCKKADIDMNKRAGELTAAELDNLMTVVANPRQFKVPDWFLNRQKDYKDGRFSQVVSNQLDMKLRDDLERLKKIRNHRGLRHYWGLRVRGQHTKTTGRRGKTVGVSKKR, encoded by the exons ATG TCTTTGGTGGCCAATGAAGATTTTCAACACATTCTTCGTTTGCTAAACACAAACGTTGATGGAAAACAAAAAATCATGTTTGCCATGACGTCTATCAAGGGTATTGGTAGGCGTTATGCGAACATTTGCTGTAAGAAAGCGGATATTGATATGAATAAGAG GGCTGGTGAGCTCACTGCTGCTGAGCTTGACAATTTGATGACTGTTGTAGCAAACCCAAGGCAATTCAAGGTCCCAGACTGGTTTCTTAACAGGCAGAAGGACTACAAGGATGGTAGATTCAGTCAAGTTGTTTCTAACCAACTTGACATGAAACTCAGGGATGACCTTGAGCGTCTGAAGAAGATCAG AAATCACCGAGGTCTTCGTCACTACTGGGGTTTGAGAGTTCGTGGGCAACACACCAAGACAACTGGTCGTAGGGGTAAGACTGTTGGTGTCTCCAAGAAGCGTTGA